CTCCATGAAACCAACAGTGTCCTGTCCTTGTTCCTAATATTTTTGGGATTGTTTCCACTCACTGTATTGGTGTCTCTGGCCAAGGATGTGTCTTTGGGAgcttcttttgaaaatgtttcaatGACTGGATTTAGAAATTAGGATATTGAGGTAGAAAATCTGGAGTTTTGCTTTAATATGTGGAGGGAAGCAGGCTGAGGACTGATCCTGTTTGGGAAGTACGTGTAACAGACTGGGGGGTCATGGTCCCTGTtgtctgtgtgctctgctggcgggtgctgcagcagtgtccaGCTGGAGCCTCAGCTGTATCCTGGCTGCAATCCTACAGGTCAGCTCAACTACCAGGCAGCTTCCCCGGACGAGGGGGCCCTGGTGACGGCCGCCCGGAACTTCGGGTACGTGTTCCTCTCCCGAACACAGAGCACCATCACCATAAGTGAGATGGGGGTGGAGAGGACCTACGATGTCCTGGCCATCCTGGATTTCAACAGCGACAGGAAGCGGATGTCTGTCATTGGTAAGCTGATTGCCACCAGCCTGCGTGGAGAAGGTCACTTGTTTAGGGGTGAAAAGGGATGTGCAAAGGAAGCTGGGGTCAAGAATTAACAGCTGTGTGACACTCCTGGGGCACGTTTGAGCCCACTGAAGAAGAAACGCCATCTTGTACTTTGGTACTTGGCAGTAGGCTGAAAAATCCAATCCGAAATGATTCCTTTATGTAAGGGTGCCAACTATGCTGTTTCTCTCCACAGTAAGAGAGTCTGGTGGCAATATCAGGCTGTATTGCAAAGGGGCTGATACGGTGATTTACGAGCGGCTGCACCCCAGGAATGTAATGAGAGAAGCCACAGAAGAGGCGCTTGATGtatgtttgtattttgtatgcctttttaaaaacaaaaattgtttccttctgACAACAGTGTTAATAGCTTGGGAAAAGGAGATTATTTAGACAAATGGAAACCTGCAATTAGTTCTGAAAATTGGACTTGTTCTGTCAAATTTGTCAAATGCTCATGTTCTTACCCTCATGTTTGGATTGCAAATGAAGagttttcttttgcagaattgtgtgcttttaattatttttcaggtCTTTGCAAATGAAACTCTCAGGACACTCTGCCTGTGCTATAGAGACATAAGCCAGGATGAATTTGAAGTGTGGAATAAAAAGTTTGTGGAGGCCAGTTTAGCTACAAGTCACCGGGATGAAGCTCTGGACAAAGTGTAtgaggaaatagaaaaaaacttGATTGTAAGGAGCTgtacattttaaatacatttaaattcttatattaaaataaacatgtttcAATGCTACTAACCACCTGTATTTCAAATGTCTTCCAGCTGCTTGGTGCAACAGCTATTGAAGACAAACTGCAGGATGGAGTTCCAGAAACTATCTCCAGACTCTCCAAAGCAGACATTAAAATCTGGGTGCTTACTGGTGACAAAAAAGGTGGGGTTGCTTACAGCCAAACAGCTAAAAGCAGCAGGATGTTTTCCTGTTCATCTACGCTGTGGCATTGAAATGGAATTCTCATACTGAAACATAAATCAGAAATGACTTAAGAGCACTTGAGGTGCTTCTGGCTGCTCCTAACAATTACTTGTGGCAGAACTTTGAGAAATACTTttctctcttaattttttttttttttttttttttttttttttttttttttttgtagaaactgctgaaaatatTGGATTTTCTTGTGAACTCTTAACAGAAGAAACGGCCATCTGCTATGGAGAAGATACCAGGCAAGTGAAAACACAGAGGAGTTAGTTTTCAGGATTTTCAGCCTGGGACTGACCTAGCTTAAAGTTTATCCTTGACTTTTCGGTAACAGTTTCTAACTCTCTTTCCAGTGCTCTCCTTCAAACGAGGCTGGAAAACCAGAGGAACAGGGCTGGATCCAGTCCACATTCCTCTCTCAGAATGAACGAGCCATTCTTCCAGGGTAGCAGAGATCGGGCTCTAATCATCACTGGCTCCTGGCTGGTATGTACAAATCCCAAACTGTTGTTCTTCCGAGTGTTTGGGATTCTGGGGCACCACCAGGCAACAGTGTCTCTCACTGAGGACTCTGTTCCTTTGTCTGCACAAGCAGTTCATTAAAATGCCAGAAATGGATGCTGGGAGCATAATGACCTCAGGTGTGTTGTTAGGCAGTGCCCGGAGTAGGACTGGAAATGGTGCAGAAGGGAACATAgtaagttttatatttttcacagaatgaaatcctgctggagaagaaaaagaagaaaaagaaacttaaacTGAAATTCCCCAGaacagcagaagagaagaagaagcaaactgagaaaaggagaagggcagaggcctacaaggagcagcagcagaagaactTTGTTGACCTGGCCTGCGAGTGCAGGGCTGTGATCTGCTGCCGTGTGACACCCAAGCAGAAGGCCATGGTGGTGGAGCTGGTGAAGAAGTACAAGAAGGCCATCACCCTGGCCATCGGGGACGGGGCCAATGATGTGAACATGATCAAAAGTAAGGCGGCTGTCAAGCTCTCCCGCTAGGACAGATCTCCTCTGGCCTGCTCCTGGTCTCTCCACTGTCCCTCTCTGTCAGAAGACTCTTCCATCTGCTTTGCTGCCGTGGGGCTTGTAGCTTCTGTGCCTGTTTCCCTTTCTGAGGAAGTACTTTAGGAAATGGTTAGTGGCTTTTCctgacctattttttttttttctgtagacaTTCCCTGAGCAGGAATCTGTTCCTCATGCTGTGTGTTACAGAAACGTAATATAAAGACCAAAGCAGTAGATTGGCTGCCCCTTGCCTGGTGGCATTACCATCCCAGATTGTacctgctctgcttcccaagAGATGCAAGTGAGGAAAAAACATCTAGGATAGGGTTTATGTCCCAGGGGTGTTTGTAATCTGCCTGGCCAGTTTGTTCAGGACTTTACTCACCCTGTCTCATCGCTTGGTTCACCTTTGGTCAAATTTCCCAGGTGCGTTCTGACAGAACAAGCCCTGAGAGAGTCCAGGTGACAGTAGAAATGGCCCCGATCACGTTCCTGTCCCTTTGTCCAACCTAGTGTGTGGTGTTTGTCTCCTTCACCCAGCTGCCCACATCGGAGTTGGGATCAGTGGCCAGGAGGGGATGCAGGCTGTCATGTCGAGTGACTACTCCTTCGGACAGTTCCGCTACCTCCAGCGGCTGCTGCTGGTCCACGGGCGCTGGTCGTACATCAGGATGTGCAAGTTTCTGAGATACTTCTTCTACAAAAACTTTGCTTTCACACTGGTCCACATCTGGTACTCGTTCTTCAACGGCTTCTCTGCCCAGGTAGGAAGGTGTGCTCATGTGGGATAACAACAAGCAGATGCTTCTGTCAGTGTGGAACAGCAAAAGCTTAACCTGGGAAGTGCCAGGAATGTGAAGTTGTCACCAGTGATTTCTGCAAGAGGATGTGATGAGTACTGAGTGAGTTAGTTAGAAGCAGTTAGGTATGATTCCAGAGCACTAAAGTCAGGGTCATTGTTGTACAGAGAGGAAGAATTGGAAGGAGTGGGGCAACTTAACACAGACTAAAGAACTTCAGCAGAGTCTTGagccaaggtgctgctgcctttgggtGAACACCGAGACAGGGAATTTAAAGCTGTAGTACAGCACATGTGAGTTTTCTCAGGAACTGGAGGGGAAGGAtgtaataaaatgaaatcaCTAAGTCCTGCAATTCCCCCTCTGCTGCAGACAGCCTACGAGGACTGGTTCATCACGCTGTACAACGTGCTGTATTCCAGCCTCCCGGTCCTGCTTGTTGGCTTGCTCGATCAGGTATCTCCATGTTCTTACAACAGATGAATCCAAAGGCACCTACCACCAGGTCTTTAAGTTACACTGGTTGTCCATGAAAAAAgaggggtttggttttgtggcTTTTAAGAATGTCTTCCTTTTGCTTTACTCTGTGTAAATCCCTGCTattggaaagagaaagggaTCTGCCATTCTCTTTGGGACACTGTATAGTTCAGCTTCTCACTCTCCAAAGCTCAGGCTGAGAACAACGATTCACaactttatatttctttttcctctttattaaGGATGTGAGCGACAAACTGAGCCTTCGGTTCCCCAGACTTTATGTTTTGGGTCAGAGAGATTTACTTTTCAACTACAAGAAGTTCTTTATAAGTTTGCTCCATGGAGCTGTAACTTCACTGATCATCTTCTTCATCCCGTATGGAGCCTACCTGAAGTCTATGGGACAAGACGGAGAAGCCCCTGCAGATTATCAGTCCTTTGCTGTCACAGCAGCATCCTCTCTGATATTTGTTGTCAATTTTCAGGCAAGTAAGCTTGGTTCCCTGAGCTCTGGTGTTCTGAGAACACTCTCTGCTCACTGTTCAAATTTCTCCACTAGCAACATGCAAAAAGTAGTTGACATTATTTGGAATTAAGAAACTCATTTGGcacttttgtttgcttttagaTTGGCCTGGATATGTCTTACTGGACTTTTGTTAATGCTTTTTCAGTATTTGGGAGTATTGCACTTTACTTTGGAATCACATTTGACTTTCACAGTGCTGGAATCCATGTTCTCTTCCCTTCTGGCTTTCAGTTCACAGGTTAGTCCTCGTCCTGTGGTTCTCAGTCCTGTCTCATGTAGCTTTGTCATAAATTAACTTTTGCTCCTTTTATTCCCAGGAACTGCTCCGAATGCTCTGCGGCAGCCATACCTTTGGCTTACCATGATTTTATCCATTGCTATTTGCCTACTGCCTGTAGTGGCACAGCGCTTCTTATTCATGACAATCTGGCCTTCAGAGAGTGATAAAGTGAGTGCAATCTGTTATTTGGGTGAATATGGCAGGTGTTTATTTACAGGGGCTGGTGTCAGTGCTAAGGTgtgggctagtggaaggtgtccttgcccatggcagggggtgggacaagatgggctttaaggtcccttccaacccaggccattctgggattttatgaTAATAGTAGAGACAAGTAAGTGATGGTGCCCTTGGGAGAGCAACATAAGCCAGGCTTGGGTCCCGTGGGCAGAGGAATGGCCGCAAGGCTggccagaggcagcagctcagtgggGGCTATTTCCTCGTGTGCCTGGATGAGATCTGGTATTATCACTGGTACTGAAACCTCATGAGGCTGTTTAGGGCCCCAGTTTGGGTTTAATTTAGGCTGGGCTGGAGTGCCAAGAGTGTAGGAGATAGATTTGGCTACTTCTGCTCTGCCTCGagccagcacacagcacagagctATGAAAACAGATCGGCTGTGGTGATGTTGTCCTGATGCACGACCCGCCGTGTGTTTGCGTGCGTGCAGATCCAGAGGAACCGTCGGAAGTacctgctggaggagcagcagtggaagCGGCGGCAGAGCGCGTTCCGCCGCGGTGTGTCCGCCCGCCGCTCCGCCTACGCCTTCTCCCACCAGCGCGGCTACGCCGACCTGATCGCCTCGGGGCGCAGCATCCGCAAGCGGCGCGCCCCGCTGGACGCCGTGCTGGCCGGCGGCAGCCCGGGCTCCGCGGACACGCGGGAGACAAGCTGATGGACTGCCTGCTGGGGAGGAGCCGTTTGTCACAGCGACTGCACAAAACTGTTCCGAACAAACTCAGGATCTTTTTAACCGCCTGGCATAAGGATGTGAAGATTTTTATGTCTTATCACAGAAGTTTCTGGGTTTGGACTCCTGGGAGCACAGAAGGGCCAAGAGGTCTCCGTGGAGCTACTGTGTGAGAGCTCTCTATGACAGTGAAGGATACACGTGCTGGGAATGGAAACCCAGCAGTGTCCGTTTTTAGTGATGCCTGGAATGCAgacttttcactttttaataCTATGTTGGTATAAAACTGTATCTACATTTCATACTTGTCATTGAAAGGGACTTCACTTGTGTGCTCCATTTCATGAACTGCTCAGACATGATGGCACATGGGGTGCTCAGCCCTGGAGAGGGCCCTGGATGCTCCCATCAGAGCTGTCACAGCTAAGCTGGGATGTCATTGGTGATAAACTCCAGCCAGTGTCAGACTGGATTAGGAATCAGAATAGATCTCAGCTCTGGAagctgcccctggagctggcacaAGCTATTCATTTCAGTTCTGGACACAGTCAGTGATGGATAACTAGAAATCAATCACTTGGAATGTATTTCAGTTGCGGGTGCCTCAGTTCTTACAGTGTAAAAAGTGGTTTTATGAGTCTCTTTACATTTGCACATTCTTTACTCAAGTTGAGGTGTTTGAATGTTTCACTTTTATCTACTTCCCCCTCCCGAACTAAAGCTAATTATTGAAATGGTTTTATAGTAAAAATTATGACCTACAGCTCTCATTCAATGGAATGTACATTTCAAAAGCGTAATGCAAATAAATATCCGAAAGTCTACTTCCTTGCAGAGTCCGGCGGTAAGAGTGGACCGTGCCGACGTGTCAGTACGTCTCGGGGAGGAGCGGCCCGAGCGGCCCCGCCCGTGTGcgcaggagggaagggaacggaagggccgggcagggcgggcTGGCTGACGCAAGGCGGCGGCGGGTTGGCTCAGCCCGCCCGTGATGCGCTTCCTGCGCCGCGGCCATGGCGGGGGACGTGCTGGGCAGGACGGCGGCGCTGGCCCTCGGTGAGAGCCCGGGGGTCCGGCCCCCGCACCCCGGCCCCCCATCCCCTCATCCTCGCACCCCCCGCCCGTGCCGGTGCCCCGGGGGCCCGGCGGTGCTGCGGCTGGGGGGGCGCACCGGGAGCGGCCGCAGCGCCGGGCCCGCCGGGCCGGGTCGGGCCCTGCCCGAGCACGGGGGGGATCGCTGCGCTTCTCATTGCGGTTCCGGCCATGGCCGAGCGAGcgctgctctggctgctccccaggccCCGTCTCCCTCTTACCTGCTCAAAGCTGTTCCCGGGAGGGCTGCTCCTTCTGGTTCCCGATGTGCAGCCGGTGGCTCCCGAGGGTTCGGTACCTCGGGAGCCCTTGAGATTTTAGCGAACACACTGCATGGattgatttttgatttttgaaagtgaaatatatgaaataattcTTATCCTGACTGACCAGCTGGTGCCTTCGAAGGGTTATCACTGCTGATAACCATCAAGATTTGGTATAATAGAAagggttgggttggaagaggTCTTTAAAGATCACCCTGTCCAGccccctgcagtgagcagggacataTCCGTGCGTGTCCAGTTTCCTTCTCATAATGTTTTTTTTGAGTAATTTCCCGTGTTTGTCATGTATCCCAGAAGAGCTGTATGTGTCTGAACGAGAGGGCAATGACTCCACTGGTGATGGGACACAAAAGAAACCATTCAAGACTGTGTTGAAGGTAGGTGTGGAAAACACATGCTTTGTTTGGCAGTGTGGAATGTGTTCTGGGGGAAGCAATGgcctttgtatttttaaatgtgagtTTCATACCTGTTTTTGCAACCTGAGCAGGAGCAAGGTGCCTGCTCAGGCTCTATAAGGATGATTTTGGTTCATTTTGGCtatttccccccctcctttttAGGCATTGatgacagcaggaaaagagcCATTTCCTACAATTTATGTGGATtcccagaaagaaaatgaggtgCTGTGGCATTGAAGGGTTTTCTAGTGGGAATTATTTACTGCTTCTTGGTGTGAAGGGACACAATGTAATCTGCTCTCTTTTGCTCTCTCCTTGAATTCTTTAGAGATGGGCCATCATTTCCAAATCACAGATGAAGAATGTCAAAAAGCTatggcacagggagcagatgaaaaatgaagctaaggagaagaaggaggtaggttgcagaaggagcagagcacTCTTGTTTTCCAAAAACATTACAGTATCATCATCATTCCTGCCCCTCTGAAAGAGCTGCAGGTTGTTCCTCACTGGTGCTGTTGTTTCACATGTTATTTACAACTGGCCTGGTTACAGCTATTtaataagttatttttttcaaacCAGGCAGAAGATCTCTTGAGAAGAGAGAAGAACTTGGAGGAAGCCAAGAAGGTTGTTATCAAGAATGATACCAGTCTTCCAGAGCCCACGTGTGTGAGTATGATCCTGTGCCTGGCACATGGTCTGTGCTAGGGCATCTGGTCAGCACAGAgattgtgctgctctggggtggggTCTGGATGAACTCTAAGAGGTGGTGAACCATGTAATGAACCTATTTAATGGCTTTTATTCCCTGCCTCACAGGTGAAGATCAATGCTCTGGAGGCTTACAGAGGGCAGAGAGTGAAGATTTTTGGCTGGATCCACAGGCTACGGAGGCAAGGTAGAGCACAAGCATTGTTGAGCCTGTGCAGGGAGATAGAACAAGTACAGTGGCCTTCAAAATTTGGACACAGAATGGGTCTGACAGCACCTGGTCTCAAATTTTTAAACCAGTTAGGAGCCTTCTTTGGTTGATCTCAATGATCACTGCAACACTGACAGTTCCCCCTAATGTGTGGACATACAGACATTTCTTTGTTCAGATCCTATGGGATTTTCAGTTTGAAGGCTAGTCCTGCAGAATTTCCTCAACTTCTGTGTTTTAAGCTAGTCCTGCCAAATGAGGAGCTAACCAG
This sequence is a window from Vidua chalybeata isolate OUT-0048 chromosome Z, bVidCha1 merged haplotype, whole genome shotgun sequence. Protein-coding genes within it:
- the ATP8B1 gene encoding phospholipid-transporting ATPase IC, with the translated sequence MISERDSETTFEEDSQPNDEVVPYSDDETEDELDGRQPGPEPGPNQTSRDAEESRDPGRKDCSWQVKANDQRFYDQPGFKRTIFLCFKKSKYAGNAIKTYKYNPITFLPLNLFEQFKRAANFYFLVLLILQSIPQITTLSWYTTLVPLLLVLGITAVKDLVDDIARHRMDNEVNNRTCDVIKDGRFKATKWKDIKVGDIIRLKKNTFVPADILLLSSSEPNSLCYVETAELDGETNLKFKMALEATHRHLQEESALADFDGLVECEEPNNRLDKFTGSLSWRNSNYSLDADKILLRGCKIRNTDFCHGMVIFAGADTKIMKNSGKTRFKRTKIDSLMNYMVYTIIVVLILLSAGLAIGHTYWEQQIGNSSWYLYDAQDSSPAYRGFLNFWGYIIVLNTMVPISLYVSVEVIRFGQSYFINWDLQMYYPEKDTAAKARTTTLNEQLGQIQYIFSDKTGTLTQNIMTFKKCCINGQRYGDCRDAAGQLQSHPEQVDFSWNVYADGKFLFYDHYLIEQIKSGKEPEIQKFFFLLAICHTVMADTSDGQLNYQAASPDEGALVTAARNFGYVFLSRTQSTITISEMGVERTYDVLAILDFNSDRKRMSVIVRESGGNIRLYCKGADTVIYERLHPRNVMREATEEALDVFANETLRTLCLCYRDISQDEFEVWNKKFVEASLATSHRDEALDKVYEEIEKNLILLGATAIEDKLQDGVPETISRLSKADIKIWVLTGDKKETAENIGFSCELLTEETAICYGEDTSALLQTRLENQRNRAGSSPHSSLRMNEPFFQGSRDRALIITGSWLNEILLEKKKKKKKLKLKFPRTAEEKKKQTEKRRRAEAYKEQQQKNFVDLACECRAVICCRVTPKQKAMVVELVKKYKKAITLAIGDGANDVNMIKTAHIGVGISGQEGMQAVMSSDYSFGQFRYLQRLLLVHGRWSYIRMCKFLRYFFYKNFAFTLVHIWYSFFNGFSAQTAYEDWFITLYNVLYSSLPVLLVGLLDQDVSDKLSLRFPRLYVLGQRDLLFNYKKFFISLLHGAVTSLIIFFIPYGAYLKSMGQDGEAPADYQSFAVTAASSLIFVVNFQIGLDMSYWTFVNAFSVFGSIALYFGITFDFHSAGIHVLFPSGFQFTGTAPNALRQPYLWLTMILSIAICLLPVVAQRFLFMTIWPSESDKIQRNRRKYLLEEQQWKRRQSAFRRGVSARRSAYAFSHQRGYADLIASGRSIRKRRAPLDAVLAGGSPGSADTRETS